A DNA window from Bradyrhizobium barranii subsp. barranii contains the following coding sequences:
- a CDS encoding YebC/PmpR family DNA-binding transcriptional regulator, which translates to MAGHSQFKNIMHRKGRQDAQKSKLFGKLAREITVAAKLGTPDPNMNPRLRAAIIAARQENMPKDNIERAVKKALGNEGENYDEIRYEGYGPGGVAVIVEALTDNRNRAASDIRSFFTKSGGNLGETGSVSFMFDRTGIIEYDRSVASDDAVLDAAIEAGADDVVSGEGGHEIYASTESYRDVAKALEAKFGEPRKAALIWKPQNTVAVDDETGEKLLKLMDLLNEHDDVQHVYANFEVSDALVAKMGG; encoded by the coding sequence ATGGCCGGACATTCCCAATTCAAGAACATCATGCACCGCAAGGGGCGGCAGGATGCCCAGAAGTCGAAGCTGTTCGGCAAGCTGGCGCGGGAAATCACCGTCGCGGCCAAGCTGGGCACCCCCGATCCCAACATGAACCCGCGCCTGCGTGCCGCCATCATCGCGGCGCGCCAGGAGAACATGCCGAAGGACAATATCGAGCGCGCCGTCAAGAAGGCGCTCGGCAATGAGGGCGAGAACTATGACGAGATCCGCTACGAGGGTTACGGCCCCGGCGGCGTCGCCGTCATCGTCGAGGCGCTGACCGACAACCGCAACCGCGCCGCCTCCGACATCCGCTCCTTCTTCACCAAGTCGGGCGGCAATCTCGGCGAAACCGGCTCGGTCTCCTTCATGTTCGACCGCACCGGCATCATCGAATACGACCGCAGCGTCGCCTCCGACGACGCGGTGCTGGATGCCGCGATCGAGGCCGGCGCCGATGACGTGGTCTCGGGCGAAGGCGGACACGAGATCTACGCCTCGACCGAAAGCTATCGCGACGTCGCCAAGGCGCTGGAAGCCAAGTTCGGCGAGCCGCGCAAGGCCGCGCTGATCTGGAAGCCGCAGAATACGGTCGCGGTCGACGACGAGACCGGCGAGAAGCTCTTGAAGCTGATGGACCTGCTCAACGAGCACGACGACGTCCAGCACGTCTACGCCAATTTCGAGGTGTCGGACGCGCTGGTCGCGAAGATGGGCGGCTGA